A section of the Humulus lupulus chromosome 2, drHumLupu1.1, whole genome shotgun sequence genome encodes:
- the LOC133814687 gene encoding uncharacterized protein LOC133814687 has protein sequence MKNLYKKGKIHSSLSTIDDHLSLVLPSETLIPIEALSLEDKVLAYLISSSNNSNDCSMHNKKSNAKKGLTLGDAANNGKDHSLAFNCSCFRCYKTFWARWDASPNRKFIDEIIEAYEEDLLMKNKNFVSKNNILKVVKKDHQKNITLVCNDPRVDHVELVKEEEEEENKVEESSASSKVSENIYVVGDEAEEEGKEDGEFGSEKGSTVSRLVGFIGEKVSALLSMS, from the coding sequence ATGAAAAATCTTTACAAAAAAGGTAAAATACATTCTTCTTTGTCCACCATTGATGACCATCTTTCTCTCGTCCTTCCATCTGAGACTCTAATCCCAATAGAAGCTCTTTCTCTTGAAGACAAAGTATTGGCTTACCTCATTTCCTCCTCCAATAACTCCAATGACTGCTCAATGCATAACAAAAAGAGCAATGCCAAGAAAGGGTTGACACTTGGAGATGCTGCTAACAATGGAAAAGACCATTCTTTAGCATTTAATTGCAGTTGTTTTAGATGCTATAAGACCTTTTGGGCTCGTTGGGATGCTTCCCCTAATCGAAAGTTTATCGATGAAATCATTGAAGCTTATGAGGAAGACTTGTTaatgaaaaacaaaaattttGTTAGTAAGAATAATATTTTAAAGGTGGTGAAGAAAGATCATCAGAAAAATATCACTCTAGTTTGCAACGATCCTAGAGTTGATCATGTTGAGTTggtgaaagaagaagaagaagaagagaacaaAGTTGAGGAATCTTCAGCGAGCTCTAAAGTCAGCGAAAACATTTATGTAGTTGGAGATGAAgctgaagaagaaggaaaagaagacGGTGAATTTGGATCTGAGAAGGGGAGTACTGTAAGCAGGCTTGTGGGTTTCATTGGAGAGAAGGTTTCAGCTCTTTTGAGTATGAGTtag